In a single window of the Streptacidiphilus sp. P02-A3a genome:
- a CDS encoding xanthine dehydrogenase family protein subunit M: MLPSSLDEAVAALAASPAAVPVAGGTDLMGAVNAGLLRPMALIGLGRINELRGWQYQDGSAQLGAGLTHARMGRPDFAALMPALAAAARTAGPPQVRNAGTLGGNIVTADPAGDTLPVLAALEATVTLVGPEGSREVPVSHLLTGLDPLRGGELLGYVRIPLLHAPQVFLKATNRTGPARAGASVALVLDPARRAVRCAVGAVAPVPLRPLEAEQWVSGCIDWDGDRAIDPAAAAAFGEYVASACVPEPPAGGADGAAGVMVTRIRRTVAVLARRALGRALA, translated from the coding sequence ATGCTCCCGTCCTCGCTGGACGAGGCCGTCGCGGCACTGGCGGCCTCGCCGGCCGCCGTGCCGGTGGCGGGCGGGACCGACCTCATGGGTGCGGTCAACGCCGGTCTGCTGCGCCCGATGGCGCTGATCGGCCTGGGACGGATCAACGAGCTGCGCGGCTGGCAGTACCAGGACGGCTCGGCGCAGCTCGGCGCCGGGCTGACCCACGCCAGGATGGGCCGCCCCGACTTCGCCGCGCTGATGCCCGCGCTCGCCGCCGCCGCCCGCACCGCCGGACCGCCGCAGGTCCGCAACGCCGGGACGCTGGGCGGCAACATCGTCACCGCCGACCCGGCCGGGGACACCCTGCCGGTGCTCGCCGCGCTGGAGGCCACGGTCACCCTGGTCGGCCCCGAGGGCTCGCGCGAGGTCCCGGTGAGCCATCTGCTCACCGGCCTGGACCCGCTGCGCGGCGGGGAACTCCTCGGCTACGTGCGGATTCCGCTGCTGCACGCCCCGCAGGTGTTCCTCAAGGCCACCAACCGGACCGGACCGGCACGGGCCGGGGCGTCGGTGGCACTGGTGCTGGACCCGGCGCGGCGCGCGGTGCGCTGCGCGGTCGGCGCGGTCGCCCCGGTGCCGCTGCGCCCGCTGGAGGCCGAGCAGTGGGTGTCCGGCTGCATCGACTGGGACGGTGACCGGGCCATAGACCCGGCCGCCGCCGCCGCCTTCGGCGAGTACGTCGCCTCCGCCTGCGTCCCCGAGCCGCCGGCGGGCGGCGCCGACGGGGCGGCCGGCGTGATGGTCACCCGCATCCGCCGTACCGTGGCTGTACTGGCCCGCCGCGCACTCGGGAGGGCGCTCGCGTGA
- a CDS encoding 2Fe-2S iron-sulfur cluster-binding protein: MTDFLATPTMTGAVPAGGGFGTDDPPRASYTLRVNGVDRPVADAWIGESLLYVLRERLGLAGAKGGCDQGECGACSVQLDGQLTAACLVPAALAADSEIRTVEGLADDGTASDVQRALAESGAVQCGYCVPGLAMAVHDLLERNHDPAELETREALCGNLCRCTGYRGALAAVRAVAQSRAEQAEADAEAGESSALIPEQQTQTPPQAVAQPQPVPPQSVQQQSVPQQAAPQQSVPQQATPQQVPQPALAQSGPAQQPSAYPQPGYAEQPYAEQPYAEQTYPDQPYPAEQPYAGQPYPAEQPYAEPPVPQPQYVGLPQQSGPPDQQPQHQPQYEYQPTTGLYPDPDGGGYNPETSGYHQLPHQQTTAAPEAGA; this comes from the coding sequence GTGACTGACTTTCTGGCAACCCCGACGATGACCGGCGCCGTTCCCGCAGGTGGCGGTTTCGGCACCGACGACCCGCCGCGGGCCTCGTACACGCTGCGGGTCAACGGGGTGGACCGGCCGGTGGCCGACGCCTGGATCGGCGAGAGCCTGCTCTACGTGCTGCGCGAGCGGCTGGGACTGGCCGGGGCCAAGGGCGGCTGCGACCAGGGCGAGTGCGGGGCCTGCTCGGTGCAGCTGGACGGCCAGCTGACGGCTGCCTGCCTGGTGCCCGCCGCGCTGGCGGCGGACAGCGAGATCCGCACCGTCGAGGGGCTGGCCGACGACGGCACGGCCTCGGACGTGCAGCGGGCGCTGGCCGAGAGCGGCGCGGTGCAGTGCGGCTACTGCGTGCCGGGCCTGGCCATGGCGGTGCACGACCTGCTGGAGCGCAACCACGATCCGGCCGAGCTGGAGACCCGCGAGGCGCTGTGCGGGAACCTGTGCCGGTGCACCGGCTACCGGGGCGCGCTGGCGGCGGTGCGGGCGGTGGCGCAGTCCCGGGCGGAGCAGGCGGAGGCCGACGCCGAGGCGGGCGAGAGCAGCGCTCTCATCCCGGAGCAGCAGACGCAGACCCCGCCGCAGGCCGTGGCCCAGCCGCAGCCGGTACCACCGCAGTCGGTCCAGCAGCAGTCGGTACCGCAGCAGGCGGCTCCGCAGCAGTCCGTCCCGCAGCAGGCGACTCCGCAGCAGGTCCCGCAGCCCGCGCTCGCACAGTCCGGGCCCGCGCAGCAGCCGTCGGCGTACCCGCAGCCCGGCTACGCCGAGCAGCCGTACGCCGAGCAGCCCTACGCGGAGCAGACGTACCCGGACCAGCCCTACCCCGCCGAGCAGCCCTACGCCGGGCAGCCGTACCCGGCCGAGCAGCCGTACGCCGAGCCGCCGGTCCCGCAGCCGCAGTACGTCGGCCTGCCGCAGCAGTCGGGACCGCCGGACCAGCAGCCGCAGCACCAGCCGCAGTACGAGTACCAGCCGACCACCGGCCTGTACCCGGACCCTGACGGCGGCGGCTACAACCCGGAGACCAGCGGCTACCACCAGCTGCCGCACCAGCAGACCACCGCTGCCCCGGAGGCCGGAGCATGA